The following coding sequences are from one Oceanidesulfovibrio indonesiensis window:
- a CDS encoding NADH-quinone oxidoreductase subunit 5 family protein → MLDTLLFVLVVAPFIAALGLYFLRANAIRVLIVLVAGALLAGASLALFSHAPFAVAPGLLGMDFSPLITILDFVLLFVFLGIGLRTRHTLITIFAIVQLLLLTVLELFLVDHGHQAPLFVGDSLSMLMVAVVSIVGSVIVIHALPYMKNHEEHQHLHESRQPQFFAVLLLFLGAMNGLVLTNSFAHFYFFFEVTTLCSFLLIRHDLTDIAKSNAIRALWMNSLGGVALLAAIVWIYLGLGTLDMQEVIREAPQTAFFLVPFGLLCLAGFTKAAQLPFQSWLLGAMVAPTPTSALLHSSTMVKAGVYLILRFSPAFMGTFFSDAVAIAGAFTFLAAGALAIGQSNGKKILAYSTVSNLGLIIACAGVNTPDAMAAAMFLILFHAISKALMFLCVGTIEQRIESRDIEDMRGLYAKMPLTAIFAVLGSLTMILPPFGVLLGKWMAIEAAANSMLIVIMLAVGSALTVLYWARWAGIFMSYPLGDKIEIEKQPLLTRAPLLGLVCGAFILSFFAPWIYSDLILPSINQLTSVFPMATYATPFETTGGILSNAKGIFPVVPLFVIAVGGGLLAIMSFKRAGKERTTGPYLSGAQMPDDVNAYRGPLRNAITPSAANYYLESLFGESRLTGWVNGAAIMLILLMIGGGL, encoded by the coding sequence ATGCTCGATACCCTCCTCTTCGTCCTCGTGGTGGCTCCCTTCATCGCTGCTCTGGGTCTGTATTTCCTCAGAGCGAACGCGATTCGGGTGCTCATCGTGCTGGTCGCAGGAGCCCTCCTCGCCGGCGCATCGCTTGCCCTTTTCTCGCATGCGCCATTCGCTGTGGCCCCAGGATTACTGGGCATGGACTTCAGTCCGCTCATCACTATCCTGGACTTCGTCTTGCTGTTCGTGTTCCTGGGCATCGGTCTCAGGACTCGGCACACGCTCATCACGATATTCGCCATCGTGCAGCTGCTATTGCTCACGGTCCTCGAACTCTTCCTCGTGGACCACGGGCATCAGGCGCCCCTGTTCGTTGGCGACTCCCTGTCGATGCTCATGGTCGCGGTGGTGTCCATCGTCGGCTCGGTTATCGTGATCCATGCGCTGCCGTACATGAAGAACCACGAAGAGCACCAACATTTGCACGAGTCGCGGCAGCCCCAGTTCTTCGCCGTGCTCCTGCTTTTCCTGGGTGCGATGAACGGCCTGGTTCTCACAAACAGCTTCGCGCATTTCTACTTCTTCTTCGAGGTCACCACCCTGTGTTCGTTCCTGCTCATCCGCCACGACCTCACCGACATCGCCAAGTCCAACGCGATTCGGGCGTTGTGGATGAACAGCCTGGGCGGCGTGGCCCTGCTGGCGGCCATCGTGTGGATCTACCTCGGTCTGGGCACCCTGGACATGCAGGAGGTCATTCGCGAGGCTCCGCAAACAGCATTCTTCCTCGTTCCTTTCGGCCTCTTGTGCCTCGCCGGCTTCACCAAGGCGGCGCAACTGCCCTTCCAGAGCTGGCTGCTGGGCGCCATGGTTGCTCCCACGCCCACCTCGGCCCTGCTCCACTCCTCCACCATGGTCAAGGCCGGCGTATATCTCATTCTGCGCTTCTCGCCGGCGTTCATGGGGACGTTCTTCTCCGACGCGGTGGCCATTGCAGGGGCGTTCACCTTCCTCGCCGCGGGAGCCCTGGCCATCGGCCAATCCAACGGCAAGAAGATTCTCGCTTACTCCACTGTGAGCAACCTCGGCCTGATCATTGCCTGTGCGGGCGTGAACACGCCGGACGCCATGGCCGCAGCCATGTTCCTCATCCTCTTCCATGCCATCTCCAAGGCGCTCATGTTCCTTTGCGTGGGCACCATCGAGCAACGCATCGAAAGCCGGGATATTGAGGACATGCGCGGTCTGTACGCCAAGATGCCGCTGACGGCGATCTTCGCTGTGCTCGGCTCGCTGACCATGATCCTGCCGCCTTTCGGTGTGCTGCTGGGCAAGTGGATGGCCATCGAGGCCGCCGCCAACAGCATGCTCATCGTCATCATGCTCGCCGTGGGCAGCGCACTCACCGTGCTCTACTGGGCGCGCTGGGCCGGCATCTTCATGAGCTACCCTCTGGGCGACAAGATCGAAATCGAGAAGCAGCCGTTGCTCACGCGCGCACCGCTTCTGGGTCTGGTCTGCGGCGCGTTCATCCTTTCATTCTTCGCACCGTGGATATACTCCGATCTCATCCTCCCCTCGATCAACCAGCTGACCTCGGTCTTCCCCATGGCGACGTACGCGACGCCGTTCGAGACCACAGGCGGCATTCTGTCGAACGCCAAGGGCATATTCCCTGTGGTGCCGCTCTTCGTCATTGCTGTCGGCGGCGGCCTGCTCGCCATCATGTCGTTCAAGCGCGCGGGCAAGGAACGGACCACCGGTCCCTACCTCTCAGGCGCCCAGATGCCCGACGACGTCAACGCCTACCGCGGCCCCCTGCGCAACGCCATTACGCCGAGCGCTGCGAACTATTACCTGGAGAGCCTGTTCGGCGAATCGCGGCTCACCGGATGGGTCAACGGTGCGGCTATCATGCTCATTCTACTCATGATCGGCGGGGGACTGTAA
- a CDS encoding Ni/Fe hydrogenase subunit alpha, producing the protein MNDAPKNARPGKKATAPKETPPPTSEASVDKQGKQIFVHHLTRVEGHGNIVVSIDHNDKIETCRWEVPEAPRFFEAMVLGRSWRDIHHITSRICGICSIGHQLASLQATEEALAIRPSEQTHVLRKLALHGENMQSHLLHLGYLVLPDLLNVDSVIPLAQSHPKELKNLIALHRLANEFSRVISGRTTHPQRLIPGGMGKLPTAEELKDIRKQLEDSVPKLKAAAELFAALREKFPDFERPTEYVALVSEAEYPLYWGDIGSSHDKRKPARFYMDTAKEYMVPHSTAKWARNVKQSYMVGALARYNLNHAMLHPLARKVADQVGLTPMSTNPYFNNLAQLVEVVHSVEDSIRHIDRLLTKGLKREPYPKVEPRAGKGVGAVEVPRGLLFHAYEYDDDGRIVRADCVIPTNQNHANIQHDLDELTPTISGKSEAEIELTLSMLVRAYDPCISCSTHLIDMSGQEGGRGVRFVREPKAGESRKA; encoded by the coding sequence ATGAACGACGCACCCAAGAACGCCAGGCCCGGCAAGAAGGCGACCGCGCCCAAAGAGACGCCGCCGCCCACCTCGGAAGCATCCGTGGACAAGCAGGGCAAGCAGATATTCGTCCACCACCTCACCCGGGTGGAGGGACACGGCAATATCGTGGTTTCCATAGACCACAACGACAAGATCGAGACCTGCCGCTGGGAGGTGCCGGAAGCGCCACGCTTCTTCGAAGCCATGGTGCTGGGCCGCAGCTGGCGCGACATCCACCACATCACCTCGCGCATCTGCGGCATCTGCTCCATCGGCCACCAGCTCGCCTCCCTGCAAGCTACTGAAGAAGCCCTGGCCATACGGCCTTCGGAGCAGACCCACGTGCTGCGCAAACTGGCTCTGCACGGCGAGAATATGCAAAGCCACCTGCTGCACCTGGGCTACCTCGTGCTGCCGGACCTGCTGAACGTGGACTCGGTTATCCCCCTGGCCCAGAGCCATCCCAAGGAGCTCAAGAATCTCATCGCGCTGCACAGGCTGGCCAACGAGTTCAGCCGCGTCATATCCGGACGCACCACCCATCCGCAGCGGCTCATCCCGGGCGGCATGGGCAAACTGCCCACCGCGGAGGAGCTCAAGGACATCCGCAAACAGCTTGAGGACTCCGTGCCCAAGCTCAAGGCCGCGGCCGAGCTCTTCGCCGCCCTGCGCGAGAAGTTTCCGGACTTCGAGCGGCCCACGGAGTACGTGGCCCTCGTGTCCGAAGCCGAGTATCCGCTGTACTGGGGCGATATCGGCTCCAGCCACGACAAGCGCAAGCCCGCGCGTTTCTATATGGACACGGCCAAGGAGTACATGGTGCCCCACTCCACGGCCAAGTGGGCGCGCAACGTGAAGCAGTCGTACATGGTGGGCGCTCTGGCGCGGTACAACCTGAACCACGCCATGCTCCACCCCCTGGCCAGAAAGGTGGCGGACCAGGTGGGCCTCACCCCCATGTCCACCAACCCGTACTTCAACAATCTGGCCCAGCTCGTTGAGGTCGTACACTCGGTGGAAGACTCCATCCGGCACATCGACAGGTTACTGACCAAGGGCCTCAAGCGCGAACCCTACCCCAAGGTGGAACCCCGCGCCGGCAAGGGCGTGGGCGCCGTGGAGGTTCCCCGCGGCCTGCTCTTCCATGCCTATGAGTATGACGATGACGGCCGCATCGTGCGCGCGGATTGCGTGATCCCCACCAACCAGAACCACGCGAACATCCAGCATGACCTGGATGAGCTCACGCCGACCATCTCCGGCAAGAGCGAGGCCGAAATCGAGCTGACCCTCTCCATGCTCGTGCGGGCCTACGACCCATGCATTTCCTGCTCCACCCACCTCATCGACATGAGCGGTCAGGAGGGTGGCCGCGGCGTGCGCTTCGTGCGGGAGCCCAAGGCCGGGGAGTCCCGGAAAGCATAA
- a CDS encoding NADH:ubiquinone oxidoreductase encodes MAKAKPRVAFFDFAGCEGDQLQIANLEETLLDLLEHIEVVAFREVKTGDEPPYDIAFIEGSITRPQDEARVKEIRKQSTFLVALGACATIGGINCLKNFHSEAIYRTQVYGDRARWYDTYPARPVGAVVKVDAELHGCPIDRSEFLRVTKELLLGKRPWIPDYPVCVECKEVGNICRYDLGRPCLGIVSRAGCKACCVTEGATCWGCRGLAPHANLDAARYVMEDIGGFSREEAQDLMRLYLGWTQAPL; translated from the coding sequence ATGGCAAAAGCCAAACCCCGCGTCGCCTTCTTCGACTTCGCAGGATGCGAAGGCGACCAGCTCCAGATAGCCAACCTCGAAGAAACGCTCCTCGACCTGCTCGAACACATCGAGGTCGTCGCGTTCCGCGAGGTCAAGACCGGCGATGAGCCGCCCTACGACATAGCCTTCATCGAAGGATCCATCACCCGGCCGCAGGACGAAGCCCGCGTCAAGGAAATCCGCAAGCAATCCACGTTTCTCGTGGCCCTCGGCGCATGCGCCACCATCGGCGGCATCAACTGCTTGAAGAACTTCCACAGTGAGGCCATATACCGCACACAGGTCTACGGCGACCGCGCACGCTGGTACGACACTTACCCGGCCCGTCCCGTGGGCGCCGTGGTCAAGGTGGACGCCGAGCTGCACGGCTGCCCCATCGACCGCAGCGAGTTCCTGCGCGTGACCAAGGAATTGCTCCTGGGCAAGCGGCCCTGGATACCCGACTACCCCGTGTGCGTGGAGTGCAAGGAAGTGGGGAACATCTGCCGCTACGACCTGGGCCGGCCGTGCCTGGGCATCGTGTCCCGCGCCGGCTGCAAAGCCTGCTGCGTGACCGAAGGCGCCACCTGCTGGGGCTGCCGCGGACTCGCCCCCCACGCCAACCTGGACGCCGCGCGCTACGTCATGGAAGACATCGGCGGCTTCAGCCGCGAGGAAGCCCAGGACCTCATGCGGCTCTATCTGGGCTGGACCCAGGCCCCCCTCTAG
- a CDS encoding FAD/NAD(P)-binding protein, translating into MKLDPKRSSYLPTPATLKRKEKLSEHVSLFVFEPDNGTLLGHKPGQFIMVSVYGVGEAPFSVSSAPVPDSKQFELAIRRTGTVTNAIHELEPGDRIGIRGPYGTFFPVQEFMGKDTLFIAGGLGYIPLRSLLHYQLRHRDEFGRIIVLVGTRNPRERIFTDQIMELGKRPDVEILETVDQPDQCWEGHCGVITTLLPKVDINPENTYVAMVGPPVMYRFVLSGCEDKCIPQDRIYVSLERRMKCGVGKCGHCQINGLNSCIEGPVFRYDRIAPLKEAL; encoded by the coding sequence ATGAAGCTTGATCCGAAACGCTCGAGCTACCTGCCCACCCCGGCTACGCTGAAGCGCAAAGAAAAGCTGTCGGAACACGTCTCCCTGTTCGTGTTCGAGCCGGACAACGGCACGCTGCTCGGCCACAAACCCGGCCAGTTCATCATGGTCTCTGTCTACGGCGTGGGCGAGGCGCCATTTTCCGTCTCCTCGGCCCCGGTGCCGGACTCCAAGCAGTTCGAGCTCGCCATACGCCGGACCGGCACGGTCACCAACGCCATCCACGAACTGGAGCCCGGCGACCGCATCGGCATTCGCGGCCCCTACGGGACGTTCTTCCCGGTGCAGGAGTTCATGGGCAAGGACACCCTCTTCATCGCCGGCGGCCTGGGCTACATCCCCCTGCGCTCGCTGCTGCACTATCAGCTGCGCCACCGCGACGAGTTCGGCCGCATCATCGTGCTGGTGGGCACCCGCAACCCGCGCGAGCGCATCTTCACCGATCAGATCATGGAGCTCGGCAAGCGCCCTGACGTGGAGATACTGGAGACCGTGGACCAGCCGGACCAATGCTGGGAAGGCCACTGCGGCGTCATCACCACCCTGCTGCCCAAAGTGGACATCAACCCCGAGAATACCTACGTGGCCATGGTGGGGCCGCCTGTCATGTACCGCTTCGTGCTCTCCGGCTGCGAAGACAAATGCATCCCCCAGGACCGCATCTACGTCTCCCTGGAACGGCGCATGAAATGCGGCGTCGGCAAATGCGGCCATTGCCAGATCAACGGTCTCAATTCCTGCATCGAAGGGCCGGTCTTCCGTTACGACAGGATCGCCCCGCTCAAGGAAGCGCTGTAG
- a CDS encoding 4Fe-4S dicluster domain-containing protein, which yields MTAYTVSMEHIPGLLEKWAGELDVHVPEQDPDGFYNFIAWTPETEIAWDYDLAYNSLKRFFLPPKEDTLSFDMETMRAEPVVDAPKQLLFGVHPYDLRAINQLDQLLEMGEPDVNYLARRQNTVIFALEPSRVAPTSFWASMGYDRVDLGYDLYWTRISPSSFYVEVGSTAGEELLLAAGALPQATGMEREAAKRERLRVRARSIKQGGLKYPWQETPRLLDKSWESPIWRNNSKYCLSCGSCVTVCPTCYCFDVREEVDVDLKKGKRFREWDGCMLPSFALVAGDHNFREHAMERYRHRYFRKGKYIYDKIGELGCVGCGRCVRACTSRIANPKAVYNELWEATYDEA from the coding sequence ATGACTGCCTACACCGTGTCCATGGAACACATCCCTGGCCTCCTGGAGAAATGGGCCGGGGAACTGGACGTCCATGTGCCTGAGCAGGACCCTGACGGGTTCTACAATTTCATAGCGTGGACGCCGGAGACCGAGATCGCCTGGGATTACGATCTCGCCTACAACTCACTCAAACGATTCTTCCTGCCTCCCAAGGAAGACACTCTATCCTTCGATATGGAAACCATGCGCGCCGAGCCCGTTGTGGATGCGCCGAAACAGCTGCTCTTCGGCGTGCATCCCTACGACCTGCGCGCCATCAACCAGCTCGATCAGCTCCTGGAGATGGGAGAGCCGGACGTGAACTACCTTGCGCGCCGGCAGAACACGGTGATCTTCGCGCTGGAGCCTTCGCGCGTGGCGCCCACGTCCTTCTGGGCGTCCATGGGGTACGACCGTGTGGATCTGGGCTATGACCTTTACTGGACTCGCATCAGTCCGAGTTCCTTTTATGTGGAAGTAGGCTCCACCGCGGGCGAGGAGCTGCTTCTGGCGGCCGGCGCGCTGCCTCAGGCCACGGGCATGGAGCGCGAGGCGGCCAAACGCGAACGCCTGCGCGTGCGCGCGCGCTCCATCAAACAGGGCGGGCTCAAATACCCCTGGCAGGAAACCCCGCGGCTGCTGGACAAAAGCTGGGAATCGCCCATCTGGCGCAACAACTCCAAATACTGCCTTTCCTGCGGCTCCTGCGTCACGGTGTGCCCCACCTGCTACTGCTTTGACGTGCGCGAGGAAGTGGACGTGGACCTCAAGAAGGGCAAACGCTTCCGCGAATGGGACGGCTGCATGCTGCCCTCGTTCGCGCTGGTGGCCGGCGACCACAACTTCCGCGAGCACGCCATGGAGCGGTACCGCCACCGCTATTTCCGCAAAGGCAAATACATCTACGACAAGATTGGCGAACTCGGCTGCGTGGGCTGCGGACGCTGCGTGCGGGCGTGCACCTCGCGCATCGCCAACCCTAAGGCCGTGTACAATGAATTGTGGGAGGCGACTTACGATGAAGCTTGA
- a CDS encoding calcium/sodium antiporter, translating into MQYDRHAMFADIVFLVLGAALLWFGAGWVVESAAAIARRFNVSELVIGLTVVAMGTSAPEFFVTAQAAFKGLPAISLANVVGSDIFNLGVILGVMAILKPIPTHRTMLYRDGVLLWAITGLLFLMAVQGELTRPMGLCLLAIFGGYVSFIVYKGIRDPGPMDIAMAQELLEEAGDRVATWLDAPKLLVGFLAITLGSDWLVDGARAIAMAVGVSDWAIGLTIVAAGTSLPELVTCLAASLRGKNDMLLGNLIGSDFFNLAGVLGLTAIMRPIAVDTASLPSMGLMMGAVAVVLLFMRTGWRISRVEGVVLVLVGLSRWSLEFV; encoded by the coding sequence ATGCAGTATGACCGTCACGCCATGTTCGCAGACATCGTATTTCTTGTGCTGGGAGCCGCGTTGCTGTGGTTCGGGGCCGGCTGGGTCGTGGAATCGGCGGCGGCGATCGCCCGGCGGTTCAACGTCTCCGAGCTGGTCATCGGCCTCACCGTTGTGGCCATGGGCACCTCGGCCCCGGAGTTCTTCGTCACGGCGCAAGCTGCGTTCAAGGGGTTGCCGGCCATCAGCCTGGCAAACGTGGTGGGCTCGGACATCTTCAATCTGGGCGTCATCCTCGGCGTCATGGCCATCCTGAAGCCCATTCCCACCCATCGCACCATGCTCTATCGCGACGGCGTCCTGCTCTGGGCGATCACCGGATTGCTCTTTCTCATGGCCGTGCAGGGCGAACTCACCCGTCCCATGGGGCTGTGTCTGCTCGCCATTTTCGGCGGGTACGTTTCGTTCATCGTGTACAAGGGCATCCGAGATCCCGGGCCGATGGACATCGCCATGGCCCAGGAACTGCTGGAGGAGGCGGGCGACCGCGTGGCCACGTGGCTCGATGCGCCCAAGCTGCTTGTCGGTTTTCTGGCAATCACCCTGGGCAGCGACTGGCTGGTGGACGGCGCGCGGGCCATCGCCATGGCCGTGGGCGTTTCCGACTGGGCCATCGGCCTGACCATCGTGGCCGCGGGCACTTCCCTGCCCGAACTCGTCACGTGCCTGGCGGCGAGCCTGCGCGGCAAAAATGACATGCTCCTGGGCAACCTCATTGGCAGCGACTTCTTCAACCTGGCCGGGGTGCTGGGCCTCACCGCCATTATGCGGCCCATCGCCGTGGACACGGCATCCCTGCCGTCCATGGGGCTGATGATGGGGGCGGTGGCCGTGGTGCTGTTGTTCATGCGCACGGG